The DNA sequence TTCGAGCTTCTTGATCTCTTCACCGAAGCCCGCCCAATCGCCAGCTTTGAGTCGCTCCTGAGCCTCATTGAAGTGAGTAATAGCGGCATCGATGAGTTTTCCGATGGGCAATTCTTCCTCCTGGGGAGGTTTTATCCGCTCGCGGGGCACTTCCCTCTCTCCGAATATTACCCGCAACGTCGTCTCGAGGTTTTCTTCCATGGCAATGCGATTGCTGAAGGCAACGATCACCCTCTTTAGTTCGGGAAGCTTTGTTTGCTCTGCCTCCAAATAAAGAGGCTCGATGTAGAGGAGTGATTGTTCAATGGGAATGACGAGCAAGTTACCTCGAATCACTCGAGAGCCTCTCTGACCCCAAAGGGTCAATTGTCTGGAAATTTCAGGATGCTGATTGATGCGTGCCTCGATCTGCATGGGTCCGTAAATCAGTTTTTCCTTGGGAAACTTGTAGACTAAAAGCTCCCCATAATCCGGTAGGTCGCACTTGGCACACACCCAAGCGATCATATTATCCCGATTCGCGGGTGTGAACGGTGACATGAGGATGAATTCTTCCTTTGGATGATCCGGCAGCCTCATGATGATATAATACGGCTCTATCTTCTGCTCACCTTCCTCATAAATCTCCTCTGGAAGGGTCCACAAATCTTCCTTGTTGTAGAAGACTTGAGGATCTTGCATATGGTAGGTACAGTACATTTGAGCCTGGACTCTGAATAACTGTTCAGGATATCTAACGTGCTTCTTCAAATCAAAGGGCATGACCTCGAAGGGCATGAATAAATCGGGAAAAATTTTGGCGTAGGTATTTATGAGCGGATCCTCCTTGTCCAGAAGATAGAAAACAACATCTCCATTATAGGCATCGATGACCATCTTCACGGAATTTCGGATGTAGTTACCGTGCCCATCAAAGTCTCTGCCCTTAAAGGGTTCGGAATAGGGATACATATCGGTGATGGTATAGGCATCCTGAATCCAGTAGAGTTTGCCGTCTTCAGAGACGACGAGGTATGGATCGGGATCGTAATACAAAAATGGTGCTATTTTCCTTACACGCTGAGTAATTTGGCGATAATACATGAATCTACTTCTGGACGTGATTGCATCGGAAAGGAGAATCTTTATGCTCCCGAATCTCAAAGCGAAGGCGAGCTTTCCAAGGAGAGATTTGACTGGAACTCCACCCCGTCCCTTGTAAGTGGTCCATTTATTTTTGTCGCCCTTGGGATAATCAAACTCCCTTTCCTTGGTCTTCACTATGACATACTCATTGGCTACCTCTCCGTAGTATATTCCTGGGCGAATGATTTTCAGATTGACCTTTGATCTCGGTGGGATATCCTTAATGAGCAAATCTGGCAAACCCTCTGGAGTGACCGTATTCACGGGATTCATGACCAGACCATGTCCATGGGTATAGACCAAATGTCGGTTAATCCAAGTTTTTGCAGCCGGGGGAAGTTGATCCTGTGCTAATTCCCTTGCAGATAGGGTAACCTGCCGATACTCACCATCCAAGTGATAGCGGTCGATGTCGACGTCTCGGAAATTATAATACAATCTTATTT is a window from the Actinomycetota bacterium genome containing:
- a CDS encoding UPF0182 family protein, with amino-acid sequence MRRIKWILILILALILLSLGKAAGLYTDWLWFKRIGYASVFLKILSTQVLLALLSGVFFLIIFYVNVILARYLSPKYVTIEQELIEIYRGVYRKYFNLILLVIALFFSAIAAGSFADQWNMVLRYLHQVPFKVADPIFHRDVGFYVFTLPFYRYLWWWVLYSLVVALLASIFVYWFEGAILFRRRETRLSRLVRIVPQAKAHLSVLCGLILVVIAWGYRLNIYELLYSPRGVAFGASYTDIHAQLPALKLLIIMSLFCAALFIINIYYRGWRLPVTGISLLILASIVAGTIYPAIVQQYRVLPNEIAKERPYIRLNIEYTRKAYDLNKIKEREFPATETLTLDDIRKNEATIKNVRLWDWRPLRKTYGQIQEIRLYYNFRDVDIDRYHLDGEYRQVTLSARELAQDQLPPAAKTWINRHLVYTHGHGLVMNPVNTVTPEGLPDLLIKDIPPRSKVNLKIIRPGIYYGEVANEYVIVKTKEREFDYPKGDKNKWTTYKGRGGVPVKSLLGKLAFALRFGSIKILLSDAITSRSRFMYYRQITQRVRKIAPFLYYDPDPYLVVSEDGKLYWIQDAYTITDMYPYSEPFKGRDFDGHGNYIRNSVKMVIDAYNGDVVFYLLDKEDPLINTYAKIFPDLFMPFEVMPFDLKKHVRYPEQLFRVQAQMYCTYHMQDPQVFYNKEDLWTLPEEIYEEGEQKIEPYYIIMRLPDHPKEEFILMSPFTPANRDNMIAWVCAKCDLPDYGELLVYKFPKEKLIYGPMQIEARINQHPEISRQLTLWGQRGSRVIRGNLLVIPIEQSLLYIEPLYLEAEQTKLPELKRVIVAFSNRIAMEENLETTLRVIFGEREVPRERIKPPQEEELPIGKLIDAAITHFNEAQERLKAGDWAGFGEEIKKLENYLKKLEEQT